From the genome of Anopheles moucheti chromosome 3, idAnoMoucSN_F20_07, whole genome shotgun sequence, one region includes:
- the LOC128303718 gene encoding fatty acid hydroxylase domain-containing protein 2-like — translation MIPPKIGIQLMKAHIFTTAIWFPLVILNTIRDHCGYHLPFFPSSEYHDYHHAKFTECFGTFGYLDWLHGTDTTFRKSKQHQRHRTLWGIKSAREL, via the exons ATGATCCCACCAAAGATCGGCATACAGCTCATGAAGGCGCACATCTTCACCACTGCCATCTGGTTTCCGTTGGTAATCCTTAACACGATTCGGGATCATTGTGGCTACCATTTGCCGTTCTTTCCCAGCTCCGAGTACCAcgattatcatcacgcgaa ATTTACTGAGTGCTTCGGAACGTTCGGGTATCTCGATTGGTTGCACGGGACGGACACAACGTTCCGGAAGTCAAAGCAGCACCAGCGTCATCGTACACTTTGGGGCATTAAATCGGCCCGAGAGTTGTAG